Part of the Candidatus Abawacabacteria bacterium genome, ACTGCCAACAGAATAGCAATCACTAGATAAATTAATCATTACTTAAATTTATGAATTCTTTAGATTTACCAGCATTGGCTGAAGTAGTAAGAAAAGGAACTATGGCCATGGATAACATGCCTGTCGAAGTCGCTCGTCATGAGAGACCTAAAACCATAGAGCTAAAACCTAAAGCAATTTATGACGAGATTTGTGGGGTAGTAGCTAGATTAAATCGTGATCTAGCGTCACCCGTATTCACTGTGACTCCAACAGTAGACAAAATTGATGCTGAGTTGAAATCTAGTAGAGCTGGATGGATATCAGTACATGTATATTTTGAACCAGTTGCCGGAAAGGGAAGAGAGCAAGTAGCATTCTTCCAGATTGCTACTACAAAACAACAAACGGTAGATCGTGAAACTTTAGCTCCAATTGCCGGTGCATTTCATTACGAAGGGAGTACAGGTAGCTCTCCTGAAGCTATTGAGACTCTTATTGTACAAGGAACGGAAGAAGCTATACGTAAGTTAGTGAGAACCAACGCTGACAGAACAATGCGTCCAGATCTTTATGATGTGCCTGAAATAAAGATTCCAGCTTAAGGTTTAATCCCACACTGTATCCTAATAGCAGTATCTATATAAATTACTGATTTTTATGAGCACCAGATCTCTTCATCTCAAAGTCTTAGTGGTTGATGATGATACACATATAAGAGACAGCCTTGGAATGGCACTAGAGGAGGATCATAATGCTGAGGTTATTATGGCAGCTACTCGTAAGGCTGCATTGGAAGCCTTGAGATTACACGATGCAGAATCACCTTATGGCATGGTTATCGCTGACAAGTATTTAGGCATACCTGAAGAGGACGTTGGAGACGCAATTAGGGATGCTGCCTGTGCCTGTATTCCTCCTATCCCAGTTGTAATTTTGATGAGTAGTAGTTTTACACAACAAGAAACTATAACTGGTACTACTACTGTCTATAAAGTACCAAAAATACAAACACTCCAGGTGGTAAGCGAAGTGACTGCTGCCTAAAGAGTTAACCATGGTTCAATCCCACACCGCTCCCTACAGACTAATGAGTCGATAAGAGAGTAGGAGAGCTGGCTTTTTCCTCATGCATAGTCACTTGTTTTATCAGTACCTTCCTACCATCTCTTAACTCATGGTAGATCTTGTTCTCGAATAGAAGCCTGAAGTTAAACAGCGTGTAACCACTGCCCCCGCGCTCACCAAGCGTTTATGGCTTAAGAAAGAGATGAGAGATACGTCGAAGCTCTATTAGTCATGCGCTGCTACCTCACTGAATACTTCTATGTTAAGGTGCAGAAGATAGTGAATTCTCTATGACGATCCATAAAATAACCATTGAAGATGCTACCGGGCTTCTCACGTACTTTCAAACGTTAGTTGCTGTAGATACAAAGAGAGTGGAGCGCCCTGAAGACGTGGCTAAGATTACTCTAGAAAATGAGAAAGCATGGATCAGCTCTAGGATTGATGATGAAGCTCAAAAGGAAATGTTTGTTTTGTGCCTGAAGGATGAACAGGGCAATATTGTCGCAGAAGGAGAGGTGGAAAGAAAAAAGAGATGGATTGAAAGACACATTGCAGAGATTCGTTTTGGCGTTCTACCTGGCTATGAATCTAAAGCAAAATCAATGGTTGAGCAATTGCTGAATACTGCACAACAAAATGGTTTAGAAACCTTATTCTACTTTCACCTTAAAACTCAGACTCAAGGTATTAATATAATGAAAGCGTTAGGATTTAAAGAGATTGGAACTATTGAGAAGTATTATAAGCTCAATGATAAGAAATATATTGATAGAGTCTATTTGAGTAAGAACATTCAAAAGGACGCCACTTGATTGAACCATAAATGTTCAATCCCACACCGCTCTCTACTAACTAATATATGGATATTTTTACGAATCCAAAGTAATAAAGTTGTTAACTTAACTTTATCCAGCAATTAGGTAAGATACTGAACAGAACTTTCTCCCATGCAAATACTCTTTATTGTAATCAGTAGTATCCTGGCTCTCATCTCTCCAATCATTTATGCACGAGCTATTTTGAAAGGAGAAGCAAAACCACACCGTACCACTCGCTTTGTCTTGCTTATTATCACAGCTCTTTCTACAGCATCATTACTCGCAAACAATAATACGGTAGCAGTATGGCTAGCTGGAGTATCTACTCTTCAGGCTATTATTATTTTCATACTCAGTATCAAACAGGGCATGGGAGGCTGGGCCAAATTAGATATTCTTTGTCTTGTTATCGCTTTGGTTGGTGTTGTTGCATGGCAAACTACTAACAATCCTCTTATAGGCCTATATTGCTCTATTCTCGCAGATTTTACTGGCATGGTCCCTGCCTTGATCAAGACCTATAGACTGCCTAAGACTGAAATTGCTACTTTCTTTGCGCTTGATACAGTTGCCGCCATATTTACGCTTTTAGCGACTACCATATTTAGTATGGAAAATATTGCCTATCCTATTTATATTTTTCTTATCAACTTAGTGATGTGTAGCTTGATTGTAACTCCACGTCTTAGAGGGAAATAATAGGAGCATAGACATAATCCTCTTACAATTTATTAATCAGGTTACGTGTATCCTGTATAAAATCATTTATAGCAGTATCAGGTGTTGCCCAAGAACAAGTGAGTCTGCATGTCGATCTTTCTGAGCCATTTTGCCAAACATAAAAGCCATACTCTTTTTGAAGTTCTGTAATGAGTTTGTTATTCAGAATAGGGAAAAGCTGATTTCCATTTGGAGCATTTTCAAACTCTATACCAACTTTGACTAATCCTTGATAAAGCTTTTGTGCTTTCTGATTTACTAATTTCCCTAATTCGAACCAAAGCTGGTCTTTCCCAAAGAAACGTTCAAACTGTAAAGCAATGAATCGTCCCTTAGCCATTAAGCCACCTCGTTGCTTTATATGATAGCGAAAATCTTTTTGTAATTCTGGATTTATAATTACTACAGCTTCTCCATACATACCTCCATTTTTAGTGCCCCCAATATAGAAAGCGTCTACTAATCTAGTGATATCTTTCAAAGTTATGCCATTTTTTTCATTTGCAATTGCCATAGCTAACCTAGCACCATCTAAATAAACAAGTAATCCTTTCGAACGAGCATAATTAGCGACATCCTCAAATTCAGTGAGAGAATATGTTGTACCAGTTTCAGTTGCTTGTGTTAGATATACAACCTTAGGCTTCACTGTATGTTCATCGTGATGTTTAGCAAATGCTTGTTCAACATGAGCTGGTGTAAGCTTCCCATTAGCAGATTCTATTGCAATAATTTTATGCCCCGTAGCCTCAATAGCTCCGCACTCATGTACGTTTATATGAGCTGAAGTTGGAGCTATTACCCCCTCATGCGACCTAAGCATGGCTGCGATAACAGTGAAATTTATTTGAGTACCATTAGGTAAAAAATACACATCAGCATTTGTAGAGCTGATCTCTTTGCGAATAAGGTTTTCAGCTTTTTGACTATAGCTATCATAACCATAACCACGCTCCTGACCATTATTATTATTCATAATATGTTCTAGGATTGCTGGATGAGCTCCTTCCGAGTAATCATCAAAAAATAAGTGCTTCATATATATTTCTTATCTTACCAGTAAGGTAAATAAAAAGCTGTTCACTGGCAAACGTATCAATTAAATAAGATTGGTGGTTCAACCCCACACCGCGTCCTACGAGCTAACAGGGAAGTAAAGTATTTGAAGAGCCCACTTCTTCCTCCTTCATAGCGACCTCTTTGATGAGCACCTTCTTCCCATCTCGCACTTCGTGATACACACACATCACGAACAAAAGCCTAAAATTGAACAGCGTGTAACTACTGCCCCCGCACCCACCACGGTTTGGCTTGTATAAAGTCTTACAGCTATTTGTTTTATTATATCCAAGACCAGCCTTCTACTAGGTGCAAACAAGCTACTCGAAGTCTGGAATAAAATCATTTGCTAATACCTCACCGAACTTCTTTACAATTCGGCAAGACCAGGAATGAACATGGTCACGTAATATATGTTCTTTTGCTCTAAATATTGAGGTTAACCTCTTTTTATCTGCTAAAGACCCGTATCGATCACGATCAGCATGAATCATTACAGTAATAGTCCCTCGAGGCTCAAGACTTGGTAGATAAGGATATGCTCTTATTTGCACTCCACAAATTGCTACTGCTCTTCTCACCATATGAGGGTTGCAAACTTGCACTCGTAATGCTAAAGCTGCACCTTGGCTGTATCCACTCAGCACAAAGTGAAAATCTCTACGAGAAATGGTTTCGCACAATACAGCTAAATACCGTTCTGCACTTTGTATTTGATCAAGATCATAAGGTACAGGATCACGATCTAAATAATCTAAGTCCATTAATACCCGCGCCCAAGACCGCAAACCTTTTGAGGTGACAAGAGGTCCCGTGATGCCAATTACACTGGAACGAGTAACACTTTGTAGCTCAGCCACTTTTCTGGTTGTATCCTCCTGATGAACTAATGCACCATCTACAAACAACACATATGGTGGTGGGCAGAGATCTAAGACTCTATTTATCTCTGAATGGTTAAAGGTCTCTCCTTTTCCCGTTATCAATTGCTGCTCTGCACTAACACCAGACATACAATGAGAAATTAGAAGAAGCTATTATATAGTACTTTTATAAATACGCCACTAAAGTAGGGGACTAATTAACTCTCTCTTCCCTCATCGCCACTTCTTTAATGAGCACTTTCCTCCCATCACGCACTTCGTAATAGACGCTCTTCACAAACAGAACCCTAAAATTAAACAGCGTGTAACCACTGCCCCCGCGCCCACCACGACTTTACACCGTTGGTAAAATAAGAGCGTTATCTTCTATTCTTAGAGATACTTACGCAAAGGATATAGTAAAGCAGATAGAATGGGGCCCTACCATCCGGTATGGACATAAGTGATCAAACTTAATCTACCTACACCTTCCTATGCATATCAGATGAAATCTTTGATTTTATTGTCGGCCCATGAATGCTTCCATTTGAGCCTTACTAATAGCTTTTTCTGCATGAACTCGATCAATGGTTTTTACTAAGTAGCCTTTTGCTATGAGTATCGATACTACATGACTTGGTTCGCCCTGCGATAACTCGGGATGGTAAGACTCAGCGTATGTCATAGCATTATACGTTATATCCGCATCTGACATACCATCAGGCCTATAATTTGGAACTGCTAATGCGGCCATAAAAGCCTCCACAGAATACTTTTCGTTGCTGGCCTCGGTAGGATTTGGAGGTATACCCACTTGAATCTTGGTTTTCATGTAATTCTCAATCCATTGAGTTTGTTTGACCGTATCCGTTAGTTTTATTTCTTGTAAAGCATCTATCTCAGCGTTTATCTTGTCGTTTTTCTCATTACGTTCGTCAAAGGGTAATGTCTCATCATACAATTGACGCTCCAATAGTGAGATTTCTCTGTCGATCAAAGTTTTTAACTGTGCGCTAATAGCCTCGGCGGGTGTTTCACGAGCATTAGTGACCGCGTGCATCATCGAACGAATGGCATCTGATGCATGGGCATGACGAGCGGCATTACCATTTGATTCCACACTACCCGTGGATAATCCTTTTGGTCTAGGTCCTGTTGCTTGTACATCGCTATTTGTTTTCTCCATATTAATTTTTATTAACTCTTCTCATTGTATAACACTTTCGCACAGTCAGCTACTGGAAATGATACCTCTGAGGTTAAATATAACCGACGACGTATAATTATGTTGTAAGCAAGTTTTGAAGAT contains:
- a CDS encoding aminotransferase class I/II-fold pyridoxal phosphate-dependent enzyme yields the protein MKHLFFDDYSEGAHPAILEHIMNNNNGQERGYGYDSYSQKAENLIRKEISSTNADVYFLPNGTQINFTVIAAMLRSHEGVIAPTSAHINVHECGAIEATGHKIIAIESANGKLTPAHVEQAFAKHHDEHTVKPKVVYLTQATETGTTYSLTEFEDVANYARSKGLLVYLDGARLAMAIANEKNGITLKDITRLVDAFYIGGTKNGGMYGEAVVIINPELQKDFRYHIKQRGGLMAKGRFIALQFERFFGKDQLWFELGKLVNQKAQKLYQGLVKVGIEFENAPNGNQLFPILNNKLITELQKEYGFYVWQNGSERSTCRLTCSWATPDTAINDFIQDTRNLINKL
- a CDS encoding GNAT family N-acetyltransferase; this translates as MTIHKITIEDATGLLTYFQTLVAVDTKRVERPEDVAKITLENEKAWISSRIDDEAQKEMFVLCLKDEQGNIVAEGEVERKKRWIERHIAEIRFGVLPGYESKAKSMVEQLLNTAQQNGLETLFYFHLKTQTQGINIMKALGFKEIGTIEKYYKLNDKKYIDRVYLSKNIQKDAT